A single genomic interval of Thermovibrio guaymasensis harbors:
- a CDS encoding ATP synthase subunit C, whose translation MRALLILTLLLLVPNVALAGDKAWGYMAAALSVGLSTVAAGIAVGLVGSAAMGTLGEKPEMSGRALIFLGLAEGIAIYGLIVAILILGKL comes from the coding sequence ATGAGAGCTCTCCTAATCCTTACTCTGCTGCTCCTAGTTCCAAACGTTGCCTTAGCAGGCGATAAAGCGTGGGGATACATGGCAGCCGCCCTTTCCGTAGGACTCTCAACAGTCGCTGCAGGTATTGCAGTTGGACTTGTAGGCTCTGCTGCTATGGGAACCCTTGGAGAAAAGCCTGAGATGTCGGGAAGGGCCCTAATCTTCCTAGGATTAGCAGAAGGTATAGCAATCTACGGCCTTATAGTTGCAATCCTCATCCTGGGTAAGCTATGA
- a CDS encoding V-type ATPase 116kDa subunit family protein, translated as MENVESLLIFSIGVGVLVISVGFLISFFSSIHRENFEQLLFNEEGIIPFATYWLSLGILIKALILKMDVKLELLILTVLLLTSFIYTVRKTKKFATSLVDTLRVFIENLINTLSFMRLGAFALAHGALFFAIFTVADSVKSCKGGTFIYWLIVILGNLVIVALEGLIVTIQALRLNYYEFFKKFYRGGGRPFKPFKLEVS; from the coding sequence TTGGAAAACGTTGAGTCACTCCTCATCTTCAGTATAGGAGTTGGAGTCCTAGTAATCTCTGTAGGATTTTTAATAAGTTTTTTCTCCTCCATCCATAGAGAAAACTTTGAACAGCTCCTCTTTAATGAAGAAGGAATCATCCCATTTGCAACTTACTGGCTCTCTCTTGGTATATTGATAAAAGCTTTAATTTTAAAAATGGATGTAAAGTTAGAACTCCTCATCCTCACAGTCCTCCTATTAACCTCCTTCATCTATACTGTTAGGAAAACAAAAAAATTTGCCACCTCACTTGTAGACACTCTAAGGGTTTTCATTGAGAACTTAATTAACACACTTTCGTTTATGAGGCTCGGGGCCTTTGCCCTTGCGCACGGAGCTCTCTTCTTCGCTATCTTCACAGTTGCTGACTCTGTTAAAAGCTGTAAAGGAGGAACTTTTATATACTGGTTAATAGTGATACTTGGAAACCTTGTTATAGTTGCTCTTGAAGGTTTAATAGTTACCATACAGGCCTTAAGGCTAAACTACTACGAGTTCTTCAAGAAGTTCTACAGAGGCGGAGGAAGACCTTTCAAACCTTTTAAACTGGAGGTTTCATGA